One Cohnella candidum genomic region harbors:
- a CDS encoding NAD(P)-binding domain-containing protein — protein sequence MSECCVKGQGLPVAIIGGGPVGLAAAARLAAKNEPFLLFESAAAVAGNIREWSHVRVFSPWRYNIDRAARMLLEAEGWTAPDEEELPTGAELVERYLEPLSRSPSIQPYLRFNAKVTAVGRKGLSKAVTKGRERLPFVLHVLQDGKRKVIEARAVIDASGTWGSPNPANSGGIWTEDELYVHDRIVYGIPDVSGRDRARYANQKVLVVGSGHSAIQALLDLERLQAEEPATRIVWVIRKPDVAAVYGGQENDGLRGRGELGIRMRKLVESGIAEVWTSFHIESFKEEGSGITVTGERHGKTIRIEGIDEVICSTGSRPDMDFLKEVRTDMDSAIESVSALAPLIDPNVHSCGTVRPHGEKELRQPERDFYIVGSKSYGRAPTFLMATGYEQVRSVVAALTGDWDAASNVELELPETGVCGVGAGGSGCCG from the coding sequence ATGAGCGAATGCTGCGTGAAGGGTCAGGGGTTACCGGTCGCGATTATCGGCGGAGGCCCGGTTGGGCTGGCGGCGGCCGCCCGCTTAGCGGCGAAAAATGAACCGTTCCTCCTGTTCGAGTCTGCAGCGGCCGTGGCCGGCAACATTCGGGAATGGAGCCATGTGCGCGTCTTTTCTCCTTGGCGGTATAACATCGATCGGGCGGCGAGGATGCTCCTTGAGGCTGAGGGTTGGACGGCGCCGGACGAGGAAGAGCTTCCTACCGGAGCGGAGCTGGTGGAACGGTATTTGGAGCCTTTGTCGCGATCGCCTTCAATCCAGCCTTATCTTCGCTTTAACGCGAAAGTCACGGCGGTCGGCCGCAAAGGGCTCAGCAAAGCCGTAACGAAGGGACGAGAACGCTTGCCGTTTGTCCTGCATGTCTTGCAAGACGGCAAGCGGAAGGTGATCGAAGCGAGGGCCGTCATTGACGCTTCCGGTACGTGGGGAAGTCCCAATCCCGCTAATTCCGGCGGCATCTGGACGGAAGACGAACTGTACGTGCACGATCGGATCGTCTACGGCATTCCCGACGTTTCGGGTCGTGACAGGGCACGCTACGCCAATCAAAAGGTCCTCGTCGTCGGCAGCGGGCATTCCGCTATCCAGGCCTTGCTTGACCTCGAGCGGCTCCAAGCGGAGGAGCCGGCCACCCGCATCGTGTGGGTCATTCGCAAACCGGATGTGGCGGCCGTTTACGGCGGACAGGAAAACGACGGTCTCCGCGGCCGCGGGGAACTGGGCATACGCATGCGGAAACTCGTGGAGTCCGGAATCGCGGAGGTGTGGACGTCGTTCCATATTGAAAGTTTTAAAGAGGAGGGCTCCGGCATAACCGTGACCGGGGAACGCCATGGGAAAACCATCCGCATCGAAGGGATCGACGAGGTGATTTGCAGCACGGGTTCCCGCCCCGATATGGATTTCTTGAAGGAAGTCCGTACGGATATGGATTCGGCAATTGAAAGCGTAAGCGCCCTTGCGCCCCTGATCGATCCGAACGTGCACAGCTGCGGGACGGTCCGGCCTCATGGGGAGAAAGAACTGCGTCAACCGGAGCGCGACTTCTACATTGTCGGATCCAAAAGCTACGGCCGGGCGCCGACCTTCCTGATGGCGACCGGGTATGAGCAGGTACGGTCCGTCGTGGCCGCGTTGACGGGGGATTGGGATGCCGCATCGAACGTTGAGCTGGAATTGCCGGAAACGGGGGTTTGCGGCGTGGGTGCAGGCGGCTCGGGATGCTGCGGGTAA
- a CDS encoding xanthine phosphoribosyltransferase — MQALKDKIVREGIVLNENVLKVDSFLNHRVDPELMAGIGKAFAERFVDSSVDLVLTLESSGIAPALMAALELKVPLIFARKQLSLTMKEDLHVEPVYSFTKQVQSQVAVSRKFLSEGQDVLIIDDFLAHGEAAFGMARIVEAAGSRVAGIGIVIEKAFQNGHAKLAEAGYRVESLARVASLADHRVTFAE, encoded by the coding sequence ATGCAAGCATTGAAAGATAAAATCGTCAGGGAAGGCATCGTGCTGAACGAGAACGTGCTTAAGGTCGACTCCTTCCTTAACCACCGGGTCGATCCCGAGCTCATGGCCGGCATCGGAAAAGCGTTCGCGGAGCGTTTTGTCGATTCTTCCGTCGACCTTGTACTTACGCTGGAGTCGTCCGGTATCGCGCCTGCGTTAATGGCGGCGCTGGAGTTGAAGGTCCCATTGATCTTCGCGCGCAAACAACTGTCGCTGACGATGAAAGAGGACCTCCATGTCGAGCCGGTCTATTCTTTCACGAAACAGGTGCAGTCCCAAGTCGCCGTCTCCCGCAAGTTCCTGTCCGAGGGGCAAGACGTGCTGATCATCGACGACTTTCTGGCACACGGAGAAGCGGCGTTCGGCATGGCGCGGATCGTCGAAGCGGCCGGATCCCGAGTAGCCGGGATCGGCATTGTCATCGAGAAGGCGTTCCAAAACGGCCACGCCAAATTGGCGGAAGCGGGATACCGCGTGGAATCGCTGGCCCGCGTCGCCTCGCTCGCTGATCATCGCGTCACGTTTGCCGAATAA
- a CDS encoding CBO0543 family protein, with protein MFLNEKFIDITDENTRKTVDLVLQKIDIWREYVLYSWQWWFGLFLTIAPWILWMLFKRKAGTDRSLYVALYAIVISVTLDICGAQIGLWHYRYEVVPTLPSYFPWDFTLMPVSILALRLVKPQASRYAKAAFFAIVTSFVGEPFFRWIDVYSMDHWHYAYSVPIQFLIYLFCDSMGRRSGFGADTTSPGAS; from the coding sequence ATGTTCCTGAACGAAAAGTTCATTGACATAACCGACGAAAACACTAGAAAAACCGTCGATCTCGTCCTTCAGAAAATCGATATCTGGAGAGAGTACGTCTTATATTCCTGGCAATGGTGGTTCGGATTATTTTTGACCATCGCACCTTGGATTTTATGGATGCTATTCAAAAGAAAGGCGGGCACGGACCGTTCCCTATACGTGGCGCTGTATGCCATCGTGATATCCGTTACGCTTGATATTTGCGGTGCCCAAATTGGCTTATGGCACTACCGGTACGAAGTGGTTCCCACGTTGCCCAGCTACTTCCCCTGGGATTTCACGCTGATGCCGGTGTCGATTCTCGCGCTGAGGCTCGTGAAGCCGCAAGCCAGCCGTTACGCGAAAGCCGCTTTCTTTGCCATCGTGACGTCGTTCGTCGGTGAACCGTTCTTTCGGTGGATCGACGTCTATTCGATGGACCATTGGCATTACGCATATTCCGTTCCGATCCAATTCCTCATTTATCTTTTTTGCGACTCCATGGGCAGGAGAAGCGGATTCGGCGCTGACACAACATCCCCCGGTGCCTCCTAA
- a CDS encoding ArsR/SmtB family transcription factor codes for MKELPVIPRTSPPVDFSAFESKFKALADQKRLQIMYELTQRGNTCVCDLVEIVEMPQSKLSYHLKILLDAGLIRRETRGTWSYYELNSSEVNRLLSPELCCIFRKDGVEPGDCC; via the coding sequence TCCCCCTGTCGATTTCTCCGCGTTCGAGAGCAAGTTCAAAGCGTTGGCCGACCAGAAGCGCCTGCAAATCATGTATGAGCTCACCCAGAGGGGAAACACATGCGTATGTGACCTGGTCGAAATCGTGGAGATGCCGCAATCCAAGCTGTCGTACCATTTGAAAATTCTGCTGGATGCGGGCTTGATTCGCCGGGAAACGAGAGGTACCTGGAGCTATTACGAGTTGAACTCCTCGGAGGTCAATCGGCTTCTGTCACCTGAATTATGCTGCATTTTCCGCAAGGACGGCGTCGAGCCGGGCGATTGCTGCTAA